One Eublepharis macularius isolate TG4126 chromosome 6, MPM_Emac_v1.0, whole genome shotgun sequence DNA segment encodes these proteins:
- the AVPI1 gene encoding arginine vasopressin-induced protein 1, giving the protein MGTPASVACDSPPHPQPPKSCTRKRASADIFQGVGLLQLHHLFHISGDAQAEERAQLVWERAGKQCIGQALRQLHRKRKLRLRPHQKSPSESGSGTGFLELQHFSHLRIEDSTTSHTEDNGLNSSKMPDVAGQARPCPASCYRQKRRGIGAAGYLHQLH; this is encoded by the exons ATGGGCACTCCCGCCTCCGTTGCCTGTGACTCGCCCCCCCACCCTCAGCCACCCAAGTCTTGCACTCGCAAAAGAGCATCTGCCGACATCTTtcagggtgtggggctgctgcagCTACACCATCTCTTCCACATCAGCGGGGATGCACAAGCAGAGGAGCGGGCCCAGCTGGTGTGGGAGCGTGCAGGGAAACAGTGTATTGGTCAGGCCTTGCGACAGCTGCACAGAAAGAGAAAACTCAGGTTACGGCCTCACCAGAAGTCCCCTTCAGAGTCAGGAAGTGGCACTGGATTCCTGGAGTTACAGCACTTCAGCCATTTACG GATTGAAGACAGTACTACATCTCACACTGAGGACAATGGGCTCAACAGCAGCAAGATGCCAGATGTGGCTGGTCAAGCTAGACCGTGCCCTGCCTCCTGCTATAGGCAGAAAAGAAGGGGTATTGGAGCTGCAGGCTACCTGCACCAGCTCCACTAG
- the PI4K2A gene encoding phosphatidylinositol 4-kinase type 2-alpha, with protein sequence MDETSPLVSPERGPAPGYGLPGGAVRSPPCPAAPGILPGPCPCPSPPGSPAGGRDRERQPLLDRGGGAERGARGAAGAGGAAQAQAPAGSGSGPGAAVARGEREPRNEFPDDPEFAEVVRLAELASERGIYPERIYQGSSGSYFVKDPQGKIIGVFKPKNEEPYGQLNPKWTKWLQKLCCPCCFGRDCLVLNQGYLSEAGASLVDQKLELNIVPRTKVVYLASETFNYSAIDRVKSRGKRLALEKVPKVGQRFHRIGLPPKVGSFQLFVEGYKDADYWLRRFEAEPLPENTNRQLLLQFERLVVLDYIIRNTDRGNDNWLIKYDCPLDSTSVRDSDWVVVKEPIIKLAAIDNGLAFPLKHPDSWRAYPFYWAWLPQAKMAFSQEIKDLILPKISDPNFVKDLEEDLYELFKKDPGFDRGQFHKQIAVMRGQILNLTQALKDGKSPLHLVQMPPVIVETARSHQRSASESYTQSFQSRKPFFSWW encoded by the exons ATGGACGAGACGAGCCCCCTGGTGTCTCCCGAGCGCGGCCCGGCCCCGGGGTACGGGCTGCCCGGGGGTGCCGTGCGCTCCCCGCCCTGCCCCGCCGCCCCCGGCATCCTCCCCGGACCGTGTCCCTGTCCCTCCCCGCCGGGCTCTCCGGCTGGCGGCCGCGACCGCGAGCGCCAGCCCTTGCTGGATCGGGGTGGGGGCGCAGAGCGCGGAGCGCGGGGAGCTGCGGGGGCCGGCGGGGCGGCCCAAGCTCAGGCTCCAGCTGGGTCGGGGTCCGGGCCGGGGGCTGCTGTGGCCCGCGGGGAGCGGGAGCCCCGCAACGAGTTCCCCGATGACCCGGAGTTCGCTGAGGTGGTGCGATTGGCAGAGCTGGCGAGCGAGCGCGGCATCTACCCCGAGCGCATCTACCAAGGCTCTAGCGGCAGCTATTTCGTCAAGGACCCGCAAGGG AAAATCATTGGTGTGTTCAAACCCAAAAATGAGGAACCTTATGGGCAGCTGAACCCGAAGTGGACCAAGTGGCTGCAGAAATTGTGCTGCCCTTGCTGTTTTGGGCGGGACTGCCTTGTCCTCAACCAGGGATATCTATCTGAGGCTGGTGCTAGCCTTGTTGACCAGAAGCTGGAGCTGAACATTGTTCCCCGCACAAAG GTAGTATACTTAGCCAGTGAAACATTCAACTACAGCGCCATTGATCGCGTGAAGTCCCGGGGCAAACGCCTGGCTCTGGAGAAAGTGCCAAAAGTAGGACAGAGGTTTCACCGAATTGGCCTCCCTCCAAAG GTGGGCTCTTTCCAACTGTTTGTGGAGGGCTACAAAGATGCAGATTACTGGTTGCGGCGCTTTGAGGCCGAGCCACTCCCAGAGAATACTAACCGCCAACTGTTGCTGCAGTTTGAGAGGCTGGTGGTGCTGGACTACATAATTCGCAATACTG ACCGGGGTAATGACAACTGGCTGATCAAGTATGATTGCCCTCTGGATAGCACAAGTGTGCGG GACTCGGATTGGGTAGTGGTGAAGGAGCCAATCATTAAATTGGCTGCCATAGACAATGGCCTGGCTTTCCCCCTCAAGCATCCAGACTCTTGGCGAGCCT ACCCTTTTTATTGGGCATGGCTGCCACAGGCCAAGATGGCCTTCTCACAGGAGATCAAGGACTTGATCCTGCCAAAGATTTCTGACCCTAATTTTGTTAAGGATCTGGAAGAAGATCTCTATGAACTTTTCAAG AAAGATCCTGGTTTTGACAGGGGCCAGTTTCACAAGCAGATTGCTGTTATGCGTGGCCAG ATCTTGAATTTGACACAGGCCTTGAAAGATGGGAAGAGCCCCCTTCATCTGGTCCAGATGCCCCCTGTCATCGTAGAAACGGCTCGCTCCCATCAGCGCTCGGCCAGTGAGTCCTACACACAAAGCTTCCAAAGCCGCAAGCCCTTCTTTTCTTGGTGGTAG
- the MORN4 gene encoding MORN repeat-containing protein 4 isoform X1, producing MGVVDLRGPGFCSPSLARRKTRGGEESLSCCPAFPKASTMTLTKGSFTYSSGEEYRGEWKEGRRHGVGQLTFADGSVYLGHFENGLFNGCGVLTFADGSRYEGEFVQGKFNGVGVFTRYDNMIFEGEFKSGRVDGFGLLTFPDGSHGIPRNEGFFENNKLLRREKCQAVVQRAQSASKLAHGLTA from the exons ATGGGCGTGGTGGACCTGCGTGGACCTGGATTCTGTTCGCCCAGCTTGGCCAGAAGGAAAACTCGAGGTGGAGAGGAGAGCTTGAG TTGCTGTCCTGCCTTCCCGAAAGCTAGCACCATGACCCTTACCAAAGGTTCCTTCACCTATTCCAGTGGAGAGGAATATCGTGGGGAGTGGAAGGAAG GGCGTCGGCATGGTGTTGGGCAGTTGACATTTGCTGATGGCAGCGTTTACCTGGGACACTTTGAGAATGGTCTCTTCAATGGCTGTGGGGTGCTCACTTTTGCAGATGGCTCCAG GTACGAGGGAGAGTTTGTCCAGGGAAAGTTCAATGGTGTCGGAGTCTTCACCCGCTATGACAACATGATCTTTGAAGGAGAATTCAAGAGTGGACGTGTTGATGGCTTTG GACTTCTGACTTTCCCTGATGGCTCCCATGGAATTCCCCGCAATGAAGGCTTTTTTGAGAACAACAAACTCTTGCGACGGGAGAAGTGCCAGGCAGTGGTTCAACGTGCACAGAGTGCCTCCAAATTGGCACATGGTCTCACAGCATGA
- the MORN4 gene encoding MORN repeat-containing protein 4 isoform X2 encodes MSSCCPAFPKASTMTLTKGSFTYSSGEEYRGEWKEGRRHGVGQLTFADGSVYLGHFENGLFNGCGVLTFADGSRYEGEFVQGKFNGVGVFTRYDNMIFEGEFKSGRVDGFGLLTFPDGSHGIPRNEGFFENNKLLRREKCQAVVQRAQSASKLAHGLTA; translated from the exons ATGAGCAG TTGCTGTCCTGCCTTCCCGAAAGCTAGCACCATGACCCTTACCAAAGGTTCCTTCACCTATTCCAGTGGAGAGGAATATCGTGGGGAGTGGAAGGAAG GGCGTCGGCATGGTGTTGGGCAGTTGACATTTGCTGATGGCAGCGTTTACCTGGGACACTTTGAGAATGGTCTCTTCAATGGCTGTGGGGTGCTCACTTTTGCAGATGGCTCCAG GTACGAGGGAGAGTTTGTCCAGGGAAAGTTCAATGGTGTCGGAGTCTTCACCCGCTATGACAACATGATCTTTGAAGGAGAATTCAAGAGTGGACGTGTTGATGGCTTTG GACTTCTGACTTTCCCTGATGGCTCCCATGGAATTCCCCGCAATGAAGGCTTTTTTGAGAACAACAAACTCTTGCGACGGGAGAAGTGCCAGGCAGTGGTTCAACGTGCACAGAGTGCCTCCAAATTGGCACATGGTCTCACAGCATGA
- the MORN4 gene encoding MORN repeat-containing protein 4 isoform X3 — protein sequence MTLTKGSFTYSSGEEYRGEWKEGRRHGVGQLTFADGSVYLGHFENGLFNGCGVLTFADGSRYEGEFVQGKFNGVGVFTRYDNMIFEGEFKSGRVDGFGLLTFPDGSHGIPRNEGFFENNKLLRREKCQAVVQRAQSASKLAHGLTA from the exons ATGACCCTTACCAAAGGTTCCTTCACCTATTCCAGTGGAGAGGAATATCGTGGGGAGTGGAAGGAAG GGCGTCGGCATGGTGTTGGGCAGTTGACATTTGCTGATGGCAGCGTTTACCTGGGACACTTTGAGAATGGTCTCTTCAATGGCTGTGGGGTGCTCACTTTTGCAGATGGCTCCAG GTACGAGGGAGAGTTTGTCCAGGGAAAGTTCAATGGTGTCGGAGTCTTCACCCGCTATGACAACATGATCTTTGAAGGAGAATTCAAGAGTGGACGTGTTGATGGCTTTG GACTTCTGACTTTCCCTGATGGCTCCCATGGAATTCCCCGCAATGAAGGCTTTTTTGAGAACAACAAACTCTTGCGACGGGAGAAGTGCCAGGCAGTGGTTCAACGTGCACAGAGTGCCTCCAAATTGGCACATGGTCTCACAGCATGA